A single region of the Lates calcarifer isolate ASB-BC8 linkage group LG3, TLL_Latcal_v3, whole genome shotgun sequence genome encodes:
- the snapin gene encoding SNARE-associated protein Snapin — MAAATIVESSTGKDAIAEGLIDLLKPAIQQLDLHVHSVRESQVELREHIDSLATELCRINEHQKVALDLDPYVKKLLNARRRVVLVNNILQNAQERLRRLNHNVAKETARRKTMLEASGVFATRSPSKP, encoded by the exons ATGGCCGCGGCGACTATAGTGGAGAGTTCTACTGGTAAAGATGCTATTGCTGAGGGGTTGATCGACCTCCTGAAGCCCGCTATTCAGCAACTCGACCTTCATGTACACTCAGTCAG AGAAAGCCAGGTGGAATTAAGAGAACATATAGACAGCCTGGCCACAG AGTTATGCAGGATAAATGAACATCAGAAGGTGGCTCTAGACCTGGATCCTTATGTGAAGAAGCTGCTGAATGCAAGACGTAGAGTAGTGCTAGTAAACAACATACTGCAGAATGCTCAG GAACGTTTGAGGCGACTCAACCACAATGTGGCCAAAGAGACTGCACGAAGGAAGACCATGCTGGAGGCTTCAGGAGTGTTCGCAACCCGCTCCCCCAGTAAACCCTGA
- the chtopa gene encoding chromatin target of PRMT1a yields the protein MSAASSQKVVLKSTTKVSLNERFTNMLKNKQPTAVSIRATMQQQHLASARNRRLAQQMENRPSVQAALNHKQSLKQRLGKSNIQARLGRPVGALMRGGAALGRGGMRGMTRGSLRGRARGGVMRGALSLRGKRVPTGAPMRGRGSAGRLVMRRGGRHRGGAAGRGGALSRGAARGGVARGRGGLRGRGGFVGRGGRGRGRGRGIGRPAVTREQLDNQLDAYMSKTKGHLDAELDAYMAQADPDSME from the exons ATGAGTGCAGCCTCCTCCCAAAAAGTTGTCCTGAAAAGCACCACCAAAGTGTCCCTAAATGAGCG CTTCACTAACATGCTGAAGAACAAGCAGCCCACTGCAGTAAGCATTCGAGCCACCATGCAACAGCAGCATTTGGCCAGTGCCCGCAATCGTCGGTTGGCCCAGCAGATGGAGAACCGGCCCTCAGTGCAAGCTGCTCTGAATCATAAGCAG AGCCTGAAGCAGCGCCTGGGGAAGAGCAACATCCAGGCCAGGCTGGGCCGGCCTGTTGGGGCTCTGATGCGTGGAGGAGCTGCTCTAGGCAGAGGAGGAATGCGGGGAATGACCAGGGGAAGCCTCAGAGGACGAGCCAGAGGAGGAGTAATGAGGGGAGCTCTGTCCCTGAGAG GGAAGCGAGTGCCTACAGGTGCCCCCATGCGAGGCCGTGGCTCTGCTGGTCGCCTGGTGATGCGTAGAGGAGGCCGCCATcgtggaggagctgctggtagAGGAGGGGCTCTGTCCCGAGGAGCAGCACGAGGCGGAGTAGCCAGAG GTCGTGGTGGACTGCGTGGTCGTGGTGGTTTTGTTGGCCGAGGTGGTCGCGGCCGTGGGCGGGGCCGCGGTATTGGCCGACCAGCTGTGACCCGTGAACAACTGGACAACCAGCTGGACGCCTACATGTCAAAGACCAAAGGTCATTTGGATGCTGAGCTGGATGCCTACATGGCCCAGGCAGACCCAGACAGTATGGAGTGA